Within the Miscanthus floridulus cultivar M001 chromosome 2, ASM1932011v1, whole genome shotgun sequence genome, the region TGATCGACAGATGTTTTGGTTCACGCGTAGCAGCGCTTCTCGCCGACGAGAGCATGCGCGAGTTGTTTGGCGTAACAACTGAAGGCGCGTGCGTTTAGGAGTGAGCAGTTGGGACTGCAATCGGTGCTATTTTGTGGATTCCGCAAAGCCTTTTTCTTCGTCCGGTTTGTTTTGGCTTGTTTAActtataaattatattttttagtcaacgaacggtatttttctctcacaccaaatcagtcaacagtactttcagccatggcttatcagccaaacaagcccaagcgaacagggcgcttGTCGGCGTCGATGGTCGACCGCGAATGCCCCCTGGGGGTGGTGGGCTGGTGGCTTAGACTGTGTCCAACAACGAGAACCTAAACGCGGCACCTATTCCATAGTTTGGGTCACGCACAAGGAATGGGTCACGGATCCAAAACTTGCCTTCTCCAACAGCCAAGAGGGCCGGAAACGGAATGGCGTCGTCAACGGCCTCACTCGCCCCCGCGGCCGCGCTGCTGGAGCGGCTGGGCCTCCGCGTCGCGCCCACCGACGACCACCAGGTCGTCCCGCTGACGATGCCCGCGTTGCCGCTCCCGGGCCTCCTCTCACTGCGCTGCGCCGAGCTCTGGATGGGCGATGgaggcggggacggggacggacGGCCCTGCGCTGAGCTCTGGATGGGCACGCACCCCGCCGCGCCCTCCTCACTGGCGCCTGACGTCTCGCTCCGCGACTGGGTCGCCCTCAACCCCGCCGCGCTCGGCCGTGACGTCGCCGCGAGATGGGGCGGCGACCTCCCTTTCCTCTTCAAGGTCTGTGACTTCGCCTCCGCCATTCCCCTTCCTTCTCCCGTGCCCCGCCTAGCAGCGCAGGCCACGCCCACGCCCCGCCGTGGTCCCGCCTGGCCGCGTCGGCCGCTCCCCGTCGTGGGCCCGCCTCGCCGCCGTCGTCCGCGGGCAGCACGCCTCCCTCATCTCGCGCCTGCGAGCAGGCAAGGCAcccggccatggtggccctccccCACCCCTGCGGCGCCCTCACCACCCCGGCGGTGGCCCTCCCCCACCCCGACGCGCCTGCTCAGGCGGCGGCGAGGGCCGAGTAGCAGCAGGCCGAGATTACGCCAGCCAACCCGGACCAGCAGCAGCTCACGGCCGCCGGCGCCAGGGACTCCCTGCTCAAGTGCTCCTGCGGCCGCCGCTTCTGGAGCAGGCGTGACCGACGGCTTCTGGAGCAAGCGCGGGCCGTCCCCgttcggcggcggtggaggcgcggCGCGGATCTGGGGCCGCCCGCGTCTTCTCCTTCTAGTCgtaccgcggcggcggcggcacggcgtGCAACTCGACGCCGGAGCAGGTTCTTCGTGTCGCGTGCCCCCCTCGATGCTGGCCGCGGCGAGGCGGAGCAGCCACGCGGCTGCCGCGTTGAGCCGGCTCCGGTCGTGGTGGAGGGTCTGGCGTTGCGTGGAGACGCAAAGAGACGGAGAGATGACGCTTATTTACGTTTCGCGTCGCCTCGGACGCAAAATGGGTCATGCGATTATCTACTCCATTGGAGCGTGTCTTTACCGCTAAAACACTGTGCACCATGTATTTTGAGTATGAGTCGCTTTATACGTACGatgttggagacagtgttaggccTCATAGGACCAACGCTGTGACTGTGAACGGGGGAACCAGCCGTGCCTCTGCACAGTCAAGCGTGGGCGCGTGGCGTGGGGGTGCTAGACGCAGCCGCCATCCCTCCCTGATTCCGGCCTCCGCACACAAACTCGGCTGCATGCCTGCATCCCGGTGCATCAGCGAGCAGAGCTCGTTTTACAaaccttttttattttattattgtgcaaaaaaataaaaacatcCTGAGGTGCACGCAGCTCGCCGGTGGATATTTTGACGATTGACGCCCCCGCAGAGCGCGAGTGATGACTTGCAGCGAAACGGCACACCGTGCGTGAGAGGTGCAGGTACGAACGAAGCCAGGCGTTTTGCACAGTTGTGCACTTGTGCTGGAAGCCTGGATCCAAAACATCACGGTTCACGGAATCACAGTCCTGCCGTCCAAATCTCAGCTGATCTAGAGGCGCGCGTGATTTACTTGGTCTTAATTTTACACCTCCGACTAGGGATGAAAATattacggatatttttcgaccgtattcgagatcgaattcgtttagaggggttcaAATCTGTCCATATCTAAGTCCGGGTATTCAACATCCGACAcggtatccgtatccgaatattcaaatcgcatatttatgatgtcgatattaaatcatatcatatccgacatggttgacactatccgtattcgaatccgaatccggacagaaatataaaaacaaatgtaatatcagtgatatccgtccgtatccgatccattttcatccctatctCCGACAGGTGGGGGTATTATTGAAACGAAAAGGGTAAAAACACCTGGTAGATAGTAGGTAAACAAATCATCAtgttcgcttgacttataagccatattttttcaACTAACgaacaaaatttttctcaaacaACAAATCAGTCATCAGGACTTCCAGCCATAGCGAACAGAGCAAAAGAAGGAAACATGCACCACCAGCAGTAGCCGTCTAGAATGACCCACTCTCTAGAAGCGAGAATACCGATGAACTACTGGAGTCTTGCCGTATTACTCCTAATACATTGAATCGTTTAGCCTGCGTGACCTTGATGCATTGCCCGGTTGACTCTCGAGGGAGAAGAATCTGCACATGTTGTAGACTTGTAGTGGTACTATTTACTACCACCGGCGTTTCTGCTGACCTAGGCCATGAGCCCATGATTAAGAAGCTTCCATATCAGGTCAGCCTCTAGAAGCCATGGTGCGGTGTCATAGGAATGGTCTGTGAACCAAGCGCACCGAAATGTTGATGCATCCATTTAACTGAAATGGGTTCAAGTAGTCAAGTCCAGATTATATATCATGACTGTATTTTGTCTTGTACTCCCTTTGTCCATGGAAGAATGTAACTATATAATTTGTATAAGTTAAACTAATTTAAGTTTAGTcaaatttataataaataatattatATTTATGTCTCCAACGAGATTTACTATAAAAAGATATTTCATGATTAGTTTAATGGTACTtatttatattataaatatttgtaTTTATATAACTTTGGTCAAATTTCAAATCATTTAAGTGAGAATTATATTCTTTCATGGATATAGGGAGTACTTGTGTGCTAGAGATGGATGCAATTCATCTACGAGCACCCCAAAATCACTTTTTGCTGCTTCCAGTATTGGCGCGGCCTTCAAATCAAACGGAGATTTAACCGTAGGATAACCCATGCATTATGTAGTACTCACTGCGTTCCAAAATAAATGCACATTTTGATAGAGGCAGGATAATTTTAGAGTTCTTTCATTTTTCCAGTGTGCCTCGTGTTGAGAAAAATGTTGCTAGGGAAATAATTCCTTGTGTTGGCAGCGTGAAGCTTCTCTTTTTCCTGGGCCAGCACTAGTCCCTCATGTTTACTACTATCTTTTGTTATAAAACTTAAAAGACACTGTTTGAATCCATTAGCTGCTAATACTTACTAGCTAGCTAATAGCTCATAGCTAATATTAGGTAGCTAACTATTAGCTGGTTTTGACCAACTAGGATGATAGTTGTTAGTTGGCATCTAGCTAACAACCAGCTAAACCATTAGCCGGACCCGTTTGGATCCAAAGATATTAATTATTAGCGGCTCATTATTAGCTCCATGGATTTAGATAGGCCCCAAGCCATTTACATTAGTCTTAAATCATTTCCTAATTTTGGCctaaatttgtagaaaaaataTATGCACATTCAATACAAAGTGCACTATCAAGATATATTTCATAGTGAATTGAATGACAAGTTTGATATTATAGACGATCATGCATTTTTTTGGGAACTTTattaaagttaaaaaaaagtCAACTTATAGGATAAACTAAAACGGCTTACTCAGTTACTCCATCTAGTCAAACATACTCATCATATTTGACTTCCgaatgtcgatgcgggacccacgggatacaccgcaaggaagagaggagatctagtttgattaggattcctcccgtgtaatcctagtagtaataccaccatgtaatcctactaggactctacattgtaaatcaactaggactctggcctcctgactatataaaggagagcagggctccttagatagggAGGTCCAGCAGGACAGAACACAACGCAATACTTTAccatcaatccaacgcaaaggctaacgccgactggacgtagggctattactcaatcacggtcgagggcccaaactaggataaatcgactgtctcttgcgtttaccgtcgagttctgcatacgccgaagccctacaagtcgccaggacgtccgactactcggccacggtgatcgactactcggttggggtgatcaactactcgacagctaaggtcaaccttgttgcggtgatttggaaattctaaggtgggggtgatacggggtctccggtgaggggactgcccacccgaagccttttgacggattatctaggttgccttgctcggatcggatcatggtcgaacgagaagattttgcctcagcaagatgagcacgaatatgaggatgcacgtgcatatttatatgtactttcgttactcaagcgaaacaaaggaagaggcatgacatacagcagcatacaagaagacatcaagcacgcaagctaattatggaaagtactcggtggcgcaactgtgttgacttgcaacgcaagaggctcgggggctacactcacaagaggctcgggggctacactcagtgagtgcacttttttcttcgaaaaagcgcacgtcaccaagaagacttcttcaagacagaccacttcaaggcctcacgacaaaaagaacctggaccgatctatatccgagttctttttgataaagaacccgggtatatgcttgggagcccttcgatgaagaatcagagcaatttcaagacaagaccctccagctccttgctccaaacagcaagaggctcgggggctacacgatgggagtactttttcttcaaaaaagcacacaccactcgaagatcccaagaagcattacatggtttcactcaagaaagcactcgggcgacgcttgttcctgctcggcaagacctggaggaacaaaacaaggctttcggagttcaaccatgaagtgctcgggggcttgtcgatgcgggacccacgggatacaccgcaaggaagagaggagatctagtttgattaggattcctcccatgtaatcctagtagtaatactaccctataatcctactaggactctacattataaatcaactaggactctggcctcctgactatataaaggagggcagggctccttagataggAAGGTCCAGCAGGACAGAACACaacgcaacactttacaatcaatccaacgcaaaggctaacgccgactagacgtagggctattactcgatcaaagatcgagggtccggaccaggataaatcgactatctcttgcgtttaccgtcgagttccgcatacgctgaagcccgaacatactgccccgggtacccccgtggcaggctatcggtggtcaaacatcgacaccgACCATCTCTTCTATACATAACTTTGgctaatactccctccgtactgGTATTAGAAGTCATTTAGGACATGATTGTACATACCAAGAAGTCATTAATTAAGGGTAAGTTTTCCCTATCTACCCCTATTAAATGCAATTGCGGTATGTTTCATATGAGAAACAAACCAACGGCGGACTGGCTAGGCCAGCGTGGTGGGCGCGGGGACCATCGCGGTGCAGGTTCGATCCCCTACCGCGTCGTATTTTTTGCTTGTTTTTGTTTTGCATGTGTTTGCATGGCACTGTGCGGGACGTGCACGCTAGTGCCTGGGCGCGTTTTTTTTTCGTTTTTCCATCGATGGCGCGCTTCGTTTTTTTGCGTTTCGTTGAACGCGCGCTGGACGCCTAGCTGCATGCTCGCTGGACGTTTTGCCGCGCCAAGTTTTCCTTGTTTTCGCTGGACGCTCGGCTACGACGACGATTGGGTTCCCGTTCGTATTTATACGCCCGGCCGGCTGCAAATTAACAAGCACAAACAAAACACCCGCACAAATGGCTAGCTCACTTGCTACCTTCGATCTAAACGTGCCTGTACCGGAAGCTGAAGAAGGCAGCGCTGGGTTAGACCTCAACGAGCCTGTACTGGAGGATGATAATGACATCGGTAAGTTTGCTTCCTTGCTTCCTTGCTTTTCGATTGAGCCTGTACTGGAGGATgataaatttttttttgaaatagagCATGTTTCCGAGGCTAATGTTCAAGTGCACCACCGAAGGAAAGAGATGTCAGAAGATTTGAGAAAGCAAGTTTATCAAGCGTTGTTGGCTAGAAGCAATAACGGGATACTCCACAAGAAAGATACCCAGATTATTGCTGATCGATTTGATCTGCACCTTCGGACAGTTCAGCGCATATGGAGGAGAGGTAAAACACAACTTGCAAACTCCGTCCCGGTTGTGGTCTCTAGTTTAAAAAAGGGTAGAGTTGGTCGTAAGGCAATTCCTATTGATTTGGAAACCTTGCGTGACATTCCTCTGAAGGAGAGGATGACCATACAAGATGTTTGTGCCAAACTAAACATTAGCAAATGGAAGGTGCAAAGGTATTTGAGAAGAGGTTTGCTAAGGCGCCATTCTAGTAGCATCAAGCCCTATCTCACTGAAGGTAATAAAAAGACTAGGTTAAAGTGGTGTATTGACATGATTGAGAGGGGGTTGAGTGGTGATCCACGGTTTAaggatttt harbors:
- the LOC136537221 gene encoding uncharacterized protein; this translates as MASSLATFDLNVPVPEAEEGSAGLDLNEPVLEDDNDIGKFASLLPCFSIEPVLEDDKFFFEIEHVSEANVQVHHRRKEMSEDLRKQVYQALLARSNNGILHKKDTQIIADRFDLHLRTVQRIWRRGKTQLANSVPVVVSSLKKGRVGRKAIPIDLETLRDIPLKERMTIQDVCAKLNISKWKVQRYLRRGLLRRHSSSIKPYLTEGNKKTRLKWCIDMIERGLSGDPRFKDFFDFVFIDEKWFYLTQKSEKYYLLPEEDDPHRTCKNKNYIPRLMFLCVSARPRFRDGECIFDGRIGCFPLVTYEPAQRSNAITGRVRGDMVMKPITSITRDVIREFMINQVLPAIRAKWPREDVGNPIFIQQDNTPSHLKLDDPLFCEHAKRDGFDIRLISQPPNSPDFNILDLGFFRAIQAIQYKKNAKTIQDLVPAVQQVVFTHD